In Pseudomonas fakonensis, one DNA window encodes the following:
- a CDS encoding non-ribosomal peptide synthetase, with the protein MSIEQLLATLASLDIQLALKDGQLAVQGNRQALGDPQLMAQLREHKPALIALLASGGYQPGQRGPVQVPANGIAAGCSHITPAMLTLAELDQGAIDRLLAQVPGGAANVQDIYPLAPLQQGILYHHVSSSGSDPYVMQAQFAFADRQRLDAFAEALRGVIGRHDILRTSVHWDGLEQPLQVVWRQAPLQVEEGDDAPWLDLAQAPLIRLRYRAAAADGSILASLQFHHIALDHSALDVVRHEMQALLQGQGAGLGTPVPFRNYVAQACLGVSEAQHEAFFRAMLGDLDSPTLAYQLQDVQADGGEAREHSLALDSALCLRIRAQARACGVSVASLFHLGWAQVLGALTGQGSVVFGTVLMGRLQGAEATDRALGIFINTLPLRVELGALPVAEALKATHQRLAALMRHEHAPLALAQRCSAVAAPTPLFNSLLNYRHSAIEASAQARAAWAGIDILHSEERSNYPLTLSVDDLGEGLRLTLLASAQVPGERVCGYLEQAMQALVDALEQGGQAPLQSLSVLPAAERQWLLDDINTRQHPHDLSLTLHQQVEHQALTQPTAIAASCLGQTLDYATLNHRANALAHQLIGLGVGCDARVAVVARRGLDTLVGLLAVLKAGGAYVPVDPAHPDERIAYLLADSAPQVVLTQQALRGRLDAVQAPLLNLDQPDWPARDDNPQVAGLTAANLAYVIYTSGSTGLPKGVMVEHRTLANLVGWHCRAFDLGPGRHTSSLAGFGFDAMAWELWPALCGGATVHIAPPGDGNDDLDALLRWWQAQPLDVSFLPTPVAEYAFSQQLGHPTLRTLLIGGDRLRQFNRNQTFSVVNNYGPTETTVVASSGVVQAGGVLHIGAALDNTRLYVLDGQRQPVPLQVAGELYVGGAGVARGYLGRPDLTAERFLDDPFHGGRMYRTGDLVRWLADGTLEYLGRNDDQVKIRGVRIELGEIESRLNSLPGINEAVVLAREDQPGQPRLVAYFTAQPGVEVAAPAQLRAQLQAQLPDYMVPVAYVAMPALPLTANGKLDRRALPAPDRSALFERGYEAPQGELEHTLAQIWSDLLQVERVGRRDHFFELGGHSLLAMRLASQVRLRLGAELPLNALFAHAELAALADYLASAEGSELPPIVAAPAGQTGVLSYAQQRLWFLAQMGDAGQAYHIPLALGLRGALDAVALEAALLRIVERHQALRSCFVADGEQVQVLTKATPAPGWLQRLDLRQAPQQMATYLQQAAAQPFDLGNGPLLRASLLQLADDYHVLAVTVHHIVADGGSLAVLTAELSQLYPALRQGLADPLPPLALQYADYALWQRRWLDGERLAQQVAYWQRTLAGAPALLTLPWDRPRPARQDYAGATLPLRLDAGLSAGLRSLALRHGATPYMLLLSAWASLLARLAGQPEVVIGCPVAGRDRAELEGLVGLFVNTLALRIELPEAVSTEVLLGQVKARLLEAQAHQALPFEQVVEALRPARSLAHAPLLQTTLNWLPGSLGELELDGLHIEGVAQAGQVAKFDLSLNLGEQGECIVGSLEYATALFDESSVRRYGGYFEQLLRAMVANDQAELAGVELLEPEERNRLVRGFNVTAAAYDLEQTVHGLIEAQVQRSPEAIAVRSEEGELSFAQLNAKANRLAHHLIALGVKPDDRVAICVERGLAMVVGLLAILKAGGAYVPVDPDYPAERINHMLTDSAPVAVLVHAATRQVPQGLPVVDLDDETWADLSAENPEVVGLTPNHLAYVIYTSGSTGLPKGVMNEHRGVVNRLLWTQQQYQLGADDVVLQKTPFSFDVSVWEFFWPLQTGACLVMARPGGHKDPAYLREVIVREQVTTLHFVPSMLDAFLAHGDAERAAMKRVLCSGEALPGSLVRRFKAQLAGVELHNLYGPTEAAVDVSAWHCAEPLEQTPDNTPIGKPVANTQLYVLDAYGQPTPQGVAGELYIGGVQVARGYLNRAELSAERFIDDPFTPGGRLYRTGDLARHLPDGNLEYLGRNDDQVKLRGLRIELGEIQACLTRIDGIQEAAVLAPELQGERRLVAYYTGNAQAVEALRGELLRHLPEFMVPALFVHLQALPLSPNGKLDRKALPVPGVEALASRPYEAPQGATEQLLAEVWAELLGLERVGRHDNFFELGGHSLLALTLLARLRSRGLQVDIHVLFAEPSLSALAATVASNAAPEVPANRITGDCQAITPDLLALVALEQPAIDSVIASVTGGAANVQDIYPLGPLQAGILYHHLANPGQADPYLQQVHFAFSDASRLHAFATALQAAIARHDSLRSSLHWDGLPTPVQAVWRQATLPVQEVAALDDPAHGHMDLTQAPLLRLLHCREAGGTRIQARLQFHHAVLDHVALEVLVHELQALLLGEAQQLPTPVPYRNYIAQTLRSAGGEAAEAFFRAQLADIDEPTLPYGSLRPHGSDAPRQAQQVLAPALSRQLREQARQAGVSAASLVHLAWALVLGQLSGRDSVVFGSVLLGRLAGGEGSERALGVFINSLPLRIDLDGVDVAEGVRATHQRLSELLRHEHAQLALAQRCSGLPAGAPLFSALLNYRHGGAAGNGQARAWQGIELLQAEERSNYPLALSVDDHGEGFTLTAQSAEGIDAGRICAYLEQALTVLSQALAEAPGTPLSGLSMLPGAERVSLLEGFNATDRDYPRDLPVHRLFEQRVASHPLAVAALEGSNTLRYGELNQRANRLAHYLIGQGVAPGDAVAILLPRSLELLVAQLAVAKCAAVYVPLDINAPAERQAFMLADSQAVALLCRAADSLECPTRRIALDRLALHDMPGHNPGLAQGGDSIAYVMYTSGSSGAPKGVQTPHRGIARLVLNNGYADFNAGDCMAFAANPAFDASTVEVWGALLNGGQLRVIDQATLLDPARLAPMLGEVSVMFLTTALFNQYVQLIPEALARLRVLMCGGERGEPAAFRRLLAVAPQLRLVHCYGPTETTGYATTSEVRSVPEGSDSVPIGRPIGNTRVYVLDGHGRPLPVGVVGELHIGGDGVAAGYLNRPQLTAERFVDDPFSGQPGARLYRTGDLGYWREDGQLECLGRNDDQVKIRGFRIELGEIEQHMARCPGIGEAVVQALRLDQGPLRLLAWYSRRDPALSPEQLRTWLQARVPEYMVPVALVAMDSLPLNNNGKVDRKALPLPAAGAIGQDRYEAPATALEQRLAQVWGEVLEVAQVGRHDSFFELGGHSLSAIRLVNRLQQQGLASSLAELFQHPTVAAQAKAMQQQGTAPQPEGLVTVRGEGDEPPLFLLHEFSGLELYFPVLGQHLPAGFPVYGVPGIALGQPQPRTLECLASRAIERIRAVQPEGPYRLAGWSFGGVLAYEIAAQLRGADQAVSFLGLIDSFLPRLTDQGKPRWQGPWLLERHLLLHCSQYWQAQGAAGLVQLAKLKVLEQQAPAFAELLAACRDEQLLYAALAEAEDGALRHFLERELAHGHALAHYRVEPLDVPVQLFCARQRSGASPAQGWADTLGAGQVHAVEVPGDHRSMMQPPHVQALGQALGEALAVACAPPGTAHQPLVAIQSGQAGQAPLFCVPGAGDSVTRFVGLADALGPDRPLYGLQPRGLEGAGVPHREVEAAARCHVQALQALYPQGPVHLLGHSFGGWVAHAMACQLQAAGREVGSLTLVDSEAPASGSVCGRPYTTTAALQRLVESLQLGSGKALGLDAEAFAAADDDQQLQLLHAAMQQAGLLPARAGVQALAGTLRTFSAALRTVYRPQGVYQGPASLVLVADPTLDSTGSQREQAAMRAGWQRLLPQLAVWEGPGDHYSVLKAPQVYSLAAWWQDGQARVGAKV; encoded by the coding sequence GTGAGCATCGAACAACTTCTGGCCACCCTGGCCAGCCTCGACATCCAGCTGGCCTTGAAGGATGGCCAACTGGCCGTGCAGGGCAACCGCCAGGCGCTGGGCGACCCGCAACTGATGGCGCAACTGCGCGAACACAAGCCGGCGCTGATCGCGCTGCTGGCCAGCGGCGGCTACCAACCGGGCCAGCGCGGCCCGGTGCAGGTGCCGGCCAACGGCATCGCCGCCGGTTGCAGCCATATCACCCCCGCCATGCTGACCCTGGCCGAGCTCGACCAGGGCGCCATCGACCGCCTGCTGGCCCAGGTGCCGGGCGGGGCGGCCAACGTGCAGGACATCTACCCGCTGGCCCCGCTGCAACAGGGCATCCTCTACCACCACGTCAGCAGCAGTGGCAGCGACCCCTACGTGATGCAGGCGCAGTTCGCCTTCGCCGACCGCCAGCGCCTGGACGCCTTTGCCGAAGCCTTGCGCGGGGTGATCGGCCGCCACGACATCCTGCGCACCTCGGTGCACTGGGACGGGCTTGAGCAACCGCTGCAAGTGGTCTGGCGCCAGGCGCCGCTGCAGGTCGAGGAGGGCGATGACGCACCCTGGCTGGACCTTGCCCAGGCGCCGCTGATTCGCCTGCGCTACCGGGCCGCCGCTGCGGACGGGAGCATCCTCGCCAGCCTGCAGTTCCACCATATCGCCCTGGACCACAGCGCCCTGGATGTGGTGCGCCACGAAATGCAGGCGCTGCTGCAAGGCCAGGGCGCGGGCCTGGGCACGCCGGTGCCGTTTCGCAACTACGTGGCCCAGGCCTGCCTGGGGGTGAGCGAAGCCCAGCACGAGGCGTTCTTCCGCGCCATGCTGGGTGACCTCGACAGCCCGACCCTGGCCTACCAGCTGCAGGACGTACAGGCCGATGGCGGGGAGGCCCGGGAACACAGCCTGGCCCTGGACAGCGCGCTGTGCCTGCGCATCCGTGCCCAGGCCCGGGCCTGCGGGGTCAGCGTCGCCAGCCTGTTCCACCTGGGCTGGGCCCAGGTGCTCGGGGCCCTGACCGGGCAGGGCAGCGTGGTGTTCGGCACCGTGCTGATGGGCCGCCTGCAAGGCGCCGAAGCCACCGACCGGGCCTTGGGCATCTTCATCAACACCTTGCCGCTGCGGGTCGAACTGGGCGCGCTGCCGGTGGCCGAGGCGCTCAAGGCCACCCACCAGCGCCTGGCCGCGCTGATGCGCCACGAGCATGCGCCGCTGGCCCTGGCCCAGCGCTGCAGCGCCGTGGCGGCGCCGACGCCGCTGTTCAACAGCCTGCTCAACTACCGCCACAGCGCCATCGAGGCCAGCGCCCAGGCGCGCGCGGCCTGGGCGGGCATCGATATTTTGCATTCCGAAGAACGCAGCAACTACCCGCTGACCCTGAGCGTGGACGACCTCGGCGAGGGCCTGCGCCTGACCCTGCTGGCCAGCGCCCAGGTGCCTGGCGAGCGGGTGTGCGGTTACCTCGAACAGGCCATGCAAGCCTTGGTCGATGCCCTTGAGCAGGGCGGCCAGGCGCCGCTGCAAAGCCTGTCGGTACTGCCAGCGGCAGAGCGCCAGTGGCTGCTCGATGACATCAATACCCGCCAGCACCCCCACGACCTTTCGCTGACCCTGCACCAGCAGGTGGAGCACCAGGCTCTGACGCAGCCCACGGCCATCGCTGCCAGCTGCCTGGGGCAGACCCTGGACTACGCCACCCTTAACCACCGTGCCAATGCCCTGGCCCATCAGCTGATCGGGCTGGGCGTGGGCTGTGACGCGCGGGTGGCGGTGGTGGCCCGCCGTGGCCTGGACACCCTGGTCGGCCTGCTGGCGGTGCTCAAGGCCGGCGGCGCCTACGTGCCGGTGGACCCGGCGCACCCGGACGAACGCATTGCCTACCTGCTGGCGGACAGCGCGCCACAGGTCGTGCTGACCCAACAGGCCCTGCGCGGGCGCCTGGACGCCGTGCAGGCGCCGCTGCTGAACCTCGACCAGCCCGACTGGCCGGCCCGTGACGACAACCCGCAGGTGGCGGGCCTTACCGCCGCCAACCTGGCCTACGTGATCTACACCTCCGGCTCCACCGGCCTGCCCAAGGGCGTGATGGTGGAGCACCGCACCCTGGCCAACCTGGTGGGCTGGCACTGCCGGGCCTTCGACCTGGGGCCGGGGCGGCACACCTCGAGCCTGGCCGGTTTCGGTTTCGACGCCATGGCCTGGGAGCTGTGGCCGGCCTTGTGCGGCGGCGCCACCGTGCATATCGCCCCGCCGGGCGATGGCAACGACGACCTCGACGCGCTGCTGCGCTGGTGGCAGGCGCAGCCGCTGGATGTGAGTTTCTTGCCCACGCCTGTGGCCGAATACGCCTTCAGCCAGCAGCTCGGCCACCCGACCCTGCGCACCCTGCTGATCGGCGGTGACCGCCTGCGCCAGTTCAACCGCAACCAGACCTTCAGCGTGGTGAACAACTACGGCCCCACCGAAACCACCGTGGTGGCCAGCTCGGGCGTGGTGCAGGCCGGTGGCGTGCTGCACATCGGTGCAGCGCTCGACAACACCCGCCTGTATGTGCTCGACGGCCAGCGCCAGCCGGTACCGTTGCAGGTGGCGGGCGAGCTGTACGTGGGCGGCGCCGGGGTGGCCCGGGGCTACCTGGGCCGCCCGGACCTCACCGCCGAACGGTTCCTTGACGACCCGTTCCACGGCGGGCGCATGTACCGCACCGGCGATCTGGTGCGCTGGCTGGCCGACGGCACCCTGGAATATCTGGGGCGCAACGACGACCAGGTGAAGATCCGCGGCGTGCGTATAGAGCTGGGCGAAATCGAAAGCCGCCTGAACAGCCTGCCAGGCATCAACGAGGCGGTGGTGCTGGCCCGCGAGGACCAGCCAGGCCAGCCGCGGCTGGTAGCCTACTTCACGGCGCAGCCCGGGGTGGAGGTAGCGGCGCCTGCGCAATTGCGCGCGCAGTTGCAGGCCCAGCTGCCCGATTACATGGTGCCGGTGGCTTATGTGGCCATGCCGGCACTGCCGCTAACCGCCAACGGCAAGCTCGACCGCCGGGCCTTGCCGGCCCCCGACCGCAGCGCGCTGTTCGAGCGCGGCTACGAGGCCCCGCAGGGCGAGCTGGAACACACCCTGGCGCAGATCTGGAGCGATTTGCTGCAGGTTGAGCGGGTAGGGCGGCGCGACCACTTCTTCGAACTGGGCGGGCACTCGCTGCTGGCCATGCGCCTGGCGTCCCAGGTGCGCCTGCGCCTGGGCGCGGAACTGCCGCTCAACGCGCTGTTCGCCCATGCCGAGCTGGCCGCCTTGGCCGACTACCTGGCCAGCGCCGAGGGCAGCGAGCTGCCGCCGATCGTCGCGGCGCCTGCCGGGCAAACCGGGGTGTTGTCGTATGCCCAGCAGCGCCTGTGGTTTTTGGCGCAGATGGGCGATGCCGGGCAGGCCTACCACATTCCACTGGCCTTGGGCCTGCGCGGTGCGCTGGACGCCGTGGCGCTGGAGGCGGCGTTGCTGCGCATTGTCGAGCGCCATCAGGCGTTGCGCAGTTGCTTTGTGGCCGACGGCGAGCAGGTGCAGGTGCTCACCAAAGCCACACCGGCGCCGGGTTGGCTGCAGCGCCTGGATTTGCGCCAGGCGCCCCAACAAATGGCAACGTACCTGCAGCAGGCGGCGGCGCAGCCGTTCGACCTGGGCAACGGCCCGCTGCTGCGCGCCAGCCTGTTGCAACTGGCCGATGACTACCATGTGCTGGCCGTGACCGTGCATCACATCGTCGCCGACGGCGGCTCGCTGGCGGTGCTCACCGCAGAACTCTCGCAACTGTACCCGGCCCTGCGCCAGGGCCTGGCCGACCCGTTGCCGCCGCTGGCCCTGCAATACGCCGACTACGCCCTGTGGCAACGGCGCTGGCTGGACGGCGAGCGCCTGGCGCAGCAGGTGGCCTACTGGCAACGCACCCTGGCCGGCGCGCCGGCCTTGCTGACCCTGCCCTGGGACCGGCCGCGCCCGGCCCGCCAGGATTATGCCGGTGCCACCTTGCCACTGCGCCTGGACGCGGGCCTGAGCGCTGGCCTGCGCAGCCTGGCCCTGCGCCACGGCGCCACGCCGTACATGCTGCTGCTGAGCGCCTGGGCCAGCCTGCTGGCACGCCTGGCCGGGCAGCCGGAAGTGGTGATCGGCTGCCCGGTCGCCGGGCGTGACCGCGCCGAGCTGGAAGGGCTGGTGGGGTTGTTCGTCAACACCCTGGCGCTGCGCATCGAGCTGCCCGAGGCCGTCAGCACCGAGGTATTGCTCGGCCAGGTCAAGGCCCGGCTGCTGGAGGCCCAGGCCCACCAGGCGTTGCCGTTCGAGCAGGTGGTCGAGGCGCTGCGCCCGGCCCGCAGCCTGGCCCATGCACCGTTGTTGCAGACCACCCTTAACTGGCTGCCGGGGTCGCTGGGCGAGCTTGAGCTGGACGGCCTGCATATCGAGGGTGTGGCCCAGGCCGGGCAGGTGGCCAAGTTCGACCTGTCGCTGAACCTGGGCGAGCAGGGCGAGTGCATCGTCGGCTCACTGGAATACGCCACGGCGCTGTTCGATGAAAGCAGCGTGCGCCGCTATGGTGGCTATTTCGAGCAACTGCTGCGGGCGATGGTGGCCAACGACCAGGCCGAGTTGGCCGGGGTCGAGCTGCTGGAGCCCGAGGAACGTAACCGGTTGGTGCGCGGCTTCAATGTTACTGCGGCGGCTTACGACCTTGAACAGACCGTACATGGCCTGATCGAGGCGCAAGTGCAGCGCAGCCCCGAGGCCATTGCCGTGCGCAGTGAGGAAGGCGAGCTGAGCTTTGCCCAGCTCAACGCCAAGGCCAACCGCCTGGCCCATCACCTGATTGCCTTGGGCGTGAAACCTGACGACCGCGTGGCGATTTGCGTCGAGCGCGGGCTGGCGATGGTGGTTGGGTTGCTGGCGATTCTCAAGGCCGGCGGTGCCTACGTGCCGGTGGACCCGGATTACCCGGCCGAGCGCATCAACCACATGCTCACCGACAGCGCGCCGGTGGCGGTGCTGGTGCATGCTGCTACCCGGCAGGTGCCGCAAGGGCTGCCGGTGGTGGACCTGGACGACGAAACCTGGGCTGACCTCTCGGCAGAAAACCCTGAAGTCGTCGGCCTGACGCCGAACCACCTGGCCTATGTGATCTACACCTCAGGCTCGACCGGCCTGCCAAAAGGCGTGATGAACGAGCATCGCGGGGTGGTCAACCGCCTGCTGTGGACCCAGCAGCAATATCAGCTGGGTGCAGATGACGTGGTGCTGCAGAAAACCCCGTTCAGCTTCGACGTGTCGGTATGGGAGTTCTTCTGGCCGCTGCAAACTGGCGCCTGCCTGGTCATGGCCCGTCCTGGCGGCCACAAAGACCCGGCCTACCTGCGTGAAGTGATCGTCCGCGAGCAGGTCACCACCCTGCACTTCGTACCCTCGATGCTGGATGCCTTCCTGGCCCATGGCGACGCCGAGCGGGCCGCAATGAAGCGCGTGCTGTGCAGCGGCGAGGCGCTGCCAGGTAGCCTGGTGCGTCGCTTCAAGGCGCAACTGGCCGGCGTGGAGCTGCACAACCTGTACGGCCCCACCGAAGCAGCAGTGGACGTCAGCGCCTGGCACTGCGCCGAGCCGCTGGAACAAACACCGGACAACACGCCAATCGGCAAACCGGTGGCCAACACCCAGCTCTATGTGCTCGACGCCTACGGCCAGCCAACACCGCAAGGCGTGGCCGGCGAGCTGTACATCGGCGGCGTGCAGGTGGCTCGCGGTTACCTTAACCGCGCCGAACTGAGCGCCGAACGCTTCATCGACGACCCGTTCACCCCTGGCGGGCGGCTGTACCGCACCGGCGACCTGGCCCGCCACCTGCCGGACGGCAACCTCGAATACCTGGGCCGCAACGACGACCAGGTGAAGCTGCGCGGCCTGCGTATCGAACTGGGTGAAATCCAGGCCTGCCTGACCCGTATCGACGGCATTCAGGAGGCCGCCGTGCTGGCCCCGGAGCTACAAGGCGAGCGCCGCCTGGTGGCGTACTACACCGGCAACGCACAAGCAGTGGAGGCCCTGCGCGGCGAACTGCTGCGCCACCTGCCGGAGTTCATGGTGCCAGCGCTGTTCGTGCACCTGCAGGCCTTGCCGCTGAGCCCCAACGGCAAACTCGACCGCAAGGCACTGCCGGTGCCGGGCGTCGAAGCCCTGGCCAGCCGCCCCTATGAAGCCCCGCAAGGCGCCACCGAGCAGCTGCTGGCCGAGGTCTGGGCCGAGCTGCTGGGCCTGGAACGGGTAGGGCGGCACGACAACTTCTTCGAACTGGGCGGCCATTCGCTGCTGGCCCTGACCTTGCTCGCCCGCCTGCGCAGCCGTGGCTTGCAGGTGGATATCCATGTGCTGTTCGCCGAGCCCAGCCTGTCGGCCCTGGCGGCGACCGTGGCCAGCAATGCCGCGCCTGAGGTCCCGGCCAACCGCATTACTGGCGACTGTCAGGCCATCACCCCGGACTTGCTGGCGCTGGTGGCCCTGGAGCAGCCGGCAATCGACAGCGTGATCGCCAGCGTCACCGGCGGCGCCGCCAACGTGCAGGACATCTACCCGCTGGGGCCGTTGCAGGCCGGTATTCTGTACCACCACCTGGCCAACCCCGGCCAGGCCGACCCTTACCTGCAGCAGGTGCACTTCGCCTTCAGCGATGCCAGCCGCCTGCACGCCTTCGCCACGGCCCTGCAAGCGGCCATCGCCCGCCACGACAGCCTGCGCAGCAGCCTGCACTGGGATGGCCTGCCCACCCCGGTGCAGGCAGTGTGGCGCCAGGCGACCCTGCCAGTGCAGGAGGTGGCCGCGCTGGATGACCCTGCCCATGGCCATATGGACTTGACCCAGGCCCCGCTGCTGCGCCTGCTGCACTGCCGCGAGGCTGGTGGTACGCGTATCCAGGCACGTTTGCAGTTCCACCACGCGGTGCTCGACCACGTCGCCCTGGAGGTACTGGTGCACGAGCTGCAGGCGTTGCTGCTGGGCGAGGCGCAGCAGTTGCCAACCCCGGTGCCGTACCGCAACTACATCGCCCAGACCCTGCGTAGCGCCGGGGGCGAGGCCGCCGAGGCGTTCTTCCGCGCACAGCTTGCCGATATCGACGAGCCCACCTTGCCCTACGGCTCGCTTCGCCCCCATGGCAGCGATGCCCCGCGCCAGGCGCAGCAGGTGCTGGCGCCAGCGCTTAGCCGGCAACTGCGCGAGCAGGCGCGCCAGGCCGGGGTCAGCGCCGCCAGCCTGGTGCACCTGGCCTGGGCACTGGTGCTCGGGCAACTGTCGGGGCGCGACAGCGTGGTGTTCGGCAGTGTGCTGCTCGGCCGCCTGGCAGGCGGCGAAGGCAGCGAGCGGGCGCTGGGGGTGTTCATCAACAGCCTGCCGCTGCGCATCGATTTGGACGGCGTGGATGTGGCCGAAGGGGTGCGTGCCACCCACCAGCGGCTCAGCGAACTGCTGCGCCACGAGCATGCCCAATTGGCCCTGGCGCAGCGCTGCAGCGGCTTGCCGGCGGGTGCGCCGCTGTTCAGTGCGCTGCTCAACTACCGCCATGGCGGCGCGGCTGGCAACGGGCAGGCGCGGGCCTGGCAAGGCATCGAGCTGTTGCAGGCCGAGGAGCGCAGCAACTACCCGCTGGCCCTGAGCGTCGACGACCACGGCGAAGGCTTCACCCTGACCGCCCAGAGTGCGGAGGGCATCGATGCCGGGCGCATTTGTGCCTACCTGGAGCAGGCCCTGACGGTCCTTTCGCAAGCCTTGGCCGAGGCGCCGGGCACGCCGTTGAGCGGCCTGTCGATGCTGCCAGGGGCCGAGCGCGTCAGCCTGCTCGAAGGCTTCAACGCCACCGACCGCGACTACCCGCGCGATCTGCCGGTGCACCGCCTGTTCGAGCAGCGCGTGGCCAGCCACCCGTTGGCCGTGGCGGCGCTGGAGGGCAGCAACACCCTGCGCTACGGCGAGCTGAACCAGCGCGCCAACCGCCTGGCCCATTACCTGATAGGCCAGGGCGTGGCCCCGGGCGATGCGGTGGCGATCCTGCTGCCGCGCTCGCTGGAGCTACTGGTGGCGCAACTGGCGGTGGCCAAGTGCGCAGCGGTGTACGTGCCGCTGGACATCAACGCCCCCGCCGAACGCCAGGCCTTCATGCTGGCTGACAGCCAGGCCGTGGCACTGCTGTGCCGCGCCGCCGACAGCCTGGAATGCCCGACCCGGCGCATCGCCCTCGACCGCCTGGCCCTGCACGACATGCCCGGGCACAACCCGGGCCTGGCCCAGGGTGGCGACAGCATTGCCTACGTGATGTACACCTCCGGCTCCAGCGGCGCGCCCAAGGGCGTGCAAACGCCGCACCGGGGCATCGCCCGGCTGGTGCTGAACAACGGTTACGCCGACTTCAACGCAGGCGACTGCATGGCGTTTGCCGCCAACCCGGCGTTCGACGCCAGCACCGTGGAAGTGTGGGGCGCACTGCTCAATGGCGGGCAGTTGCGGGTGATCGACCAGGCGACCCTGCTCGACCCGGCGCGCCTGGCCCCAATGCTGGGCGAAGTGAGCGTGATGTTTCTCACCACCGCGCTGTTCAATCAGTACGTGCAGTTGATACCCGAAGCACTGGCCCGGCTGCGGGTGTTGATGTGCGGTGGCGAGCGTGGCGAGCCTGCGGCGTTCCGCCGTTTGCTGGCGGTGGCCCCGCAGCTGCGTCTGGTGCATTGCTACGGCCCCACCGAAACCACCGGCTATGCCACCACCAGCGAGGTGCGCAGCGTGCCTGAAGGCAGCGACAGCGTGCCGATTGGCCGGCCTATCGGCAACACCCGGGTGTACGTGCTCGACGGCCATGGCCGGCCCTTGCCGGTGGGCGTGGTGGGCGAGTTGCATATTGGTGGTGACGGCGTGGCTGCAGGCTACCTGAACCGCCCGCAACTGACCGCCGAGCGTTTTGTCGACGACCCGTTCAGCGGCCAGCCGGGTGCACGCCTGTACCGCACCGGTGACCTGGGCTACTGGCGCGAAGACGGCCAGTTGGAATGCCTGGGGCGCAATGACGACCAGGTGAAGATCCGCGGTTTCCGTATTGAACTGGGCGAAATCGAGCAGCACATGGCCCGCTGCCCAGGTATCGGTGAGGCGGTGGTGCAGGCCCTGCGCCTGGACCAGGGGCCGCTGCGCCTGCTGGCCTGGTACAGCCGCCGCGACCCGGCGCTGAGCCCCGAGCAGTTGCGTACGTGGCTGCAGGCGCGGGTGCCGGAGTACATGGTGCCGGTGGCGCTGGTGGCCATGGACAGCCTGCCGCTGAACAACAACGGCAAGGTCGACCGCAAGGCCTTGCCGCTGCCGGCAGCCGGGGCCATTGGCCAGGACCGTTACGAGGCCCCGGCTACGGCGCTGGAGCAGCGCCTGGCGCAGGTCTGGGGCGAGGTGCTGGAGGTGGCCCAGGTGGGCCGCCACGACAGCTTCTTCGAGCTGGGCGGGCATTCGCTGAGCGCCATCCGCCTGGTCAACCGCCTGCAACAGCAAGGCCTGGCCAGCAGCCTGGCCGAGCTGTTCCAGCACCCCACCGTGGCCGCCCAGGCCAAGGCCATGCAGCAGCAGGGCACGGCGCCGCAGCCCGAGGGGCTGGTGACCGTGCGCGGCGAGGGCGACGAGCCGCCGCTGTTTTTGCTGCACGAGTTCAGTGGCCTGGAGCTGTACTTCCCGGTGTTGGGCCAACACCTGCCGGCGGGGTTCCCGGTCTATGGCGTGCCGGGCATCGCCCTCGGCCAGCCCCAGCCACGCACCCTGGAGTGCCTGGCCAGCCGGGCCATCGAGCGCATTCGCGCGGTGCAGCCCGAGGGGCCGTACCGCCTGGCGGGCTGGTCGTTCGGTGGCGTGCTGGCCTATGAGATCGCCGCGCAACTGCGCGGCGCCGACCAGGCGGTGAGCTTCCTTGGCCTGATCGACAGCTTCCTGCCGCGCCTGACCGACCAGGGCAAGCCGCGCTGGCAGGGGCCGTGGCTGCTGGAGCGTCACCTGTTGCTGCACTGCAGCCAGTACTGGCAAGCCCAGGGGGCGGCCGGGCTGGTGCAGCTGGCCAAGCTCAAGGTGCTGGAGCAGCAGGCGCCGGCCTTTGCTGAGCTGCTGGCGGCCTGCCGTGACGAGCAACTGCTGTATGCCGCCCTGGCGGAGGCCGAGGACGGCGCGCTGCGTCACTTCCTGGAGCGGGAACTGGCCCATGGTCATGCCTTGGCCCATTACCGGGTCGAGCCGCTGGATGTGCCGGTGCAGCTGTTCTGCGCCCGCCAGCGCAGCGGCGCCAGCCCTGCCCAGGGCTGGGCCGACACCCTGGGTGCAGGGCAGGTGCATGCCGTCGAGGTACCGGGTGACCACCGCAGCATGATGCAGCCGCCCCATGTGCAGGCCCTGGGGCAGGCGCTGGGTGAAGCCCTGGCCGTGGCCTGCGCGCCGCCTGGGACGGCCCATCAGCCTTTGGTGGCGATCCAGAGCGGCCAAGCCGGGCAGGCGCCGTTGTTCTGCGTACCGGGTGCCGGCGACAGCGTTACCCGCTTTGTCGGCCTTGCCGATGCGCTGGGGCCGGACCGGCCGCTGTACGGTTTGCAACCGCGCGGGCTGGAAGGCGCCGGGGTGCCGCATCGCGAGGTGGAGGCTGCTGCGCGCTGCCATGTGCAGGCATTGCAGGCGCTGTACCCGCAAGGGCCGGTGCACCTGCTGGGGCATTCGTTCGGCGGCTGGGTGGCCCATGCCATGGCCTGCCAGTTGCAGGCGGCGGGCCGCGAGGTGGGCTCGTTGACCTTGGTCGACAGTGAAGCGCCCGCCAGCGGCAGCGTGTGCGGCAGGCCGTACACCACCACGGCGGCGTTGCAGCGGCTGGTGGAGTCGTTGCAGTTGGGCAGCGGCAAGGCCCTGGGGCTGGATGCCGAGGCGTTTGCCGCGGCCGACGACGACCAGCAACTGCAGCTGCTGCACGCGGCTATGCAACAGGCCGGGCTGTTGCCGGCGCGGGCCGGGGTGCAGGCCCTGGCCGGCACGCTGCGTACCTTCAGTGCCGCGTTACGCACGGTGTATCGCCCGCAGGGTGTGTACCAGGGCCCAGCCAGCCTGGTGCTGGTGGCCGACCCGACCCTGGATTCGACCGGCAGCCAGCGCGAGCAGGCGGCGATGCGCGCCGGCTGGCAGCGGTTGCTGCCGCAGTTGGCGGTGTGGGAGGGGCCGGGTGACCACTACAGCGTGCTCAAGGCGCCCCAGGTGTACAGCCTGGCGGCCTGGTGGCAGGACGGGCAGGCGCGGGTGGGGGCGAAGGTGTAG